In the genome of Quercus robur chromosome 3, dhQueRobu3.1, whole genome shotgun sequence, one region contains:
- the LOC126718042 gene encoding ethylene-responsive transcription factor LEP-like — MDFNNNSSPANSPSSSKSKRKAQPQQQQQQQTPLQNQQGEALRFLGVRRRPWGRYAAEIRDPSTKERHWLGTFDTAEEAALAYDRAARSMRGSKARTNFVYSDMPRGSSVTSIISPDETHHEISPLFTPALQHHQQNDTTNNTNTTTTELFFTQDPFNAACPFSGWAQGNTTTLGSYQPITGIMDTDTGLSHSQTYSDSTQLPPLPPDASSSFYGSGLLGSDMGQGVWTDTNFFGFSEDTTNGLDSALTGPYLGFDSNEFVQHSPLFGRMPPVPDTSTTGFDLGSSSAFYKSIG; from the coding sequence ATGGACTTTAACAATAACTCATCACCAGCCAACTCACCCTCTTCATCAAAGTCCAAAAGAAAGGCACagccacaacaacaacaacaacaacaaacaccaCTACAAAACCAACAAGGAGAAGCATTAAGGTTTTTGGGAGTAAGAAGAAGGCCATGGGGTAGATATGCAGCAGAGATAAGAGACCCTTCAACAAAAGAGAGACATTGGCTCGGCACATTTGACACTGCAGAAGAAGCAGCTTTAGCTTATGACCGAGCCGCTCGGTCCATGCGAGGTTCAAAAGCTCGTACCAACTTTGTTTACTCTGACATGCCTAGAGGCTCCTCTGTCACCTCTATTATCTCTCCTGACGAAACACATCATGAAATCTCACCTCTCTTCACTCCTGCCCTTCAACACCACCAACAAAATGACACAACCAACAACAcaaacaccaccaccacagaGCTCTTCTTCACACAGGACCCTTTCAATGCTGCATGTCCATTTTCTGGGTGGGCTCAAGGGAATACAACAACTTTGGGTTCTTATCAGCCCATTACTGGTATTATGGACACTGACACTGGGCTTTCACACTCACAGACTTACTCTGATAGCACTCAGCTACCACCCTTGCCTCCTGATGCGTCATCATCTTTTTATGGGTCTGGACTATTGGGCTCCGATATGGGACAAGGAGTTTGGACTGACACgaacttttttgggttttctgaGGATACTACAAATGGGCTTGACTCTGCACTTACTGGGCCGTACTTGGGTTTTGATTCTAATGAATTTGTGCAGCACAGCCCACTCTTTGGGAGGATGCCACCTGTCCCAGACACTAGTACCACTGGATTTGATTTGGGTTCATCATCTGCTTTCTATAAAAGTATTGGGTAA